DNA from Desulfuromonas sp.:
CGCCTCGACATTGTAGCCGAGTTCGCCAAGTGAGGCCGCGGCGGCGCCACCGGCGAGGCCGGTACCAACGACGAGAACTTTGAATTTACGTTTGTTGGCCGGGTTGACCAGCTTCATATCGAAGCGGTGCTTGTCCCAGCTTTCCTGAATCGGTCCAGTTGGACATTTACCGTCGAGTATCACTGTCTTACCCCCTATCTATTTAGCTACGCCGCAGAAAACGACTGCGACATAACCGATGAGAAGTACGAAGGAGACGACCTTGCCCAATGTGCCAATACCATCAAAGGTAGTGTCATTAGTCAGGCCGAGCGTCTGGAAGAAGCTGCCAACACCATGGAACAGGTGCAGAGCGAGGCAAACCATTGCGATCAGATAGATCATCGCAATCGCCACGCTGTTGAAGCTCTGGACAACCATGGTGTAAACATCGAACCGACCGGACGAATCAACCAGCGCCTCGACATTCTCCACGCCGACAACATGGCCGGTGAAGTGCAGAACATGATAAATAACGAAGGCCAGAATGATGCAACCGGTGACGATCATTGACCGGCTTGCAAAAGTGGCTTCCTCATTTACTTTCTGCATGTACGCTACGGGACGGGCCGATGAGTTTTCAACAGTCAGTTGCACGGCGAAAACAATGTGCACTGCGAAAAGCACCAGCATGACCGCTCTAAAAATCCAGACAACCGGACCAAGGCTGTGCAGCTTGGCTGCATAAGCATTGATCGCATCGGCGCCAGCAAAGAGCGACAGGTTCCCGAGCAGGTGAACACAGATGAAAGCAACCAGCAGAACGCCGGTTACCGCCACCAAGATCTTTCTCCCCACAGAACTTTGCGTCAGAATCATGTTTCTTCCCTTGTGACGTTAATTGCGA
Protein-coding regions in this window:
- a CDS encoding succinate dehydrogenase/fumarate reductase cytochrome b subunit, coding for MILTQSSVGRKILVAVTGVLLVAFICVHLLGNLSLFAGADAINAYAAKLHSLGPVVWIFRAVMLVLFAVHIVFAVQLTVENSSARPVAYMQKVNEEATFASRSMIVTGCIILAFVIYHVLHFTGHVVGVENVEALVDSSGRFDVYTMVVQSFNSVAIAMIYLIAMVCLALHLFHGVGSFFQTLGLTNDTTFDGIGTLGKVVSFVLLIGYVAVVFCGVAK